One Rhipicephalus microplus isolate Deutch F79 unplaced genomic scaffold, USDA_Rmic scaffold_538, whole genome shotgun sequence genomic window, CCCAGATGGCAACTTGTATTAAGCATGTCCTGAATAAATGTACTGCTTTGTTAAAGTAACACATTTGCACTGGCAAAGGTTGTCGTATAAACTGATTTATAAGTGCAgaaatttttgttattttgctgctCAAGTCTAGTTCTATGTGTGTGGAATATCTGATTAGCATTACCTTGCTGTGCTTCCTGTGGGTAAACAGGTTCCTTGCCTGCGGCATCTCAGGACCAGTACCATTCACTCGTGTTTGTAGAAGATGGACTGCATTCCTGCCGTCAGTGTGCATATACAACCAGGATTAAGGCGAACATGAGAGTACACCTTCGCCGACACACAGGGGAGCATCCCTTCCAGTGTCACCTTTGCCCGGCTACTTTCACTGCGAAATTCCATCTCACAGAGCACATTCGCACTCATACCGGAGAGCGTCCTTTCTCCTGCACGCagtgcaatgcatccttttcacTGAAACACAACCTGAAGGAACActtgcgcacccacacaggagaacgTCCCTTTTGCTGTGTTCACTGCAGTAAATCCTTTTCAAAGAAATGTAACCTGAAGCAGCACATGCGCACCCACATGCCCAACCGCATTATAGAGCGACCCTTTTCTTGTGGCCAGTGCAATGCATCCTTCACATCCAGATTCCAAGTCAAGCAACATATccgcacccacacaggagagcgtcctttCTCTTGTCTCTACTGCGATGCATCCTTTTCACGAAAGCGGGATCTCAGGAGTCACGAGCGCatccacacaggagagcgtccattttcctgtgatAATTGTGATGCAGCCTTTGCGCAGAGGCGCAACCTCGTGCTgcacatgcgcacccacacaggtGAACGTCCCTTTTCCTGTGGCCACTGCGATGCATCCTTTTCAGTGAAGCGCAACCTCAGTAGTCACGTGCGCgcccacacaggagagcgtccgtTTTCCTGTGGCCACTGTGATGCATCCTTTTTATCCAGAAGCAACATGAAGCGACATATGCGCACTCACACAGGCGAACGTCCCTTTTCCTGTGGCCACTGTGATACATCCTTTGCACGAAAAAGCAGCCTCGTAGTGCACACTCGtacccacacaggagagcgtccatatTCCTGCATCTACTGTAATGCATCTTTTTTCCGA contains:
- the LOC119163806 gene encoding uncharacterized protein LOC119163806: MAFFILHSLLTRGGSGAMDGILTATSASTDVKPSVEDLVDENHYANEVAVDVKPTVDHGHYANDVTMDVKPNIEHDAYEFTSDVKPLVDHGHYANEVMALLDEKPSVDDGLHANEIAEDVDPCVDHGHNANEVTVDLKPIVDRRHSTDEVMELVDVKPSVDDGHDANTVTLCEGSLPAASQDQYHSLVFVEDGLHSCRQCAYTTRIKANMRVHLRRHTGEHPFQCHLCPATFTAKFHLTEHIRTHTGERPFSCTQCNASFSLKHNLKEHLRTHTGERPFCCVHCSKSFSKKCNLKQHMRTHMPNRIIERPFSCGQCNASFTSRFQVKQHIRTHTGERPFSCLYCDASFSRKRDLRSHERIHTGERPFSCDNCDAAFAQRRNLVLHMRTHTGERPFSCGHCDASFSVKRNLSSHVRAHTGERPFSCGHCDASFLSRSNMKRHMRTHTGERPFSCGHCDTSFARKSSLVVHTRTHTGERPYSCIYCNASFFRRSTFNRHILGLHPKEALKGRGASVPNVEVT